A single Augochlora pura isolate Apur16 chromosome 2, APUR_v2.2.1, whole genome shotgun sequence DNA region contains:
- the LOC144473636 gene encoding uncharacterized protein LOC144473636 isoform X2, whose amino-acid sequence MNYNGNMPDWHQFNASQTNEVTAPTQNVNSGHLTFIPGVSPPTLNALSLSSDGLNKHQNDTNFNPRNYQSYNNVSNGTNISNNSPLVSMAQMQNCISHYTSQNTRNPMLDNLNSSVDPRNTAIANINDDLGYRSNQVPFNGPMSLLNGPSCNLNTSGPISGLGSRTNSGVSSGTGNGPAASPIYGSGPRHGSVSGFASESGSGPTNMGPRNTNINSVHAGKPGPPSYVPCKGLCCNSDPNINYQQFGSYQSNAPYRDNVHPPNYQMENRHFGNNCNFRKDNLVGKEAMGSVVPNASVVDHRRNFTDYKYHKDHLLHRNYSTSSGMFPNYPMQNYNYSTEHQKYPYPMKEHPKTNNMNIPNSAMMKHSEQNYMPQQKYNNKQYQYQNGNMLPKAVPTLNIAENVVTSPQNAYYNSQFARNIPTEISHECQESVDNNAIANRLAGTFVQNPPPQNQTYQHKIAMQKFSMENHLRELSRIPGYQSHPKYKECIMRYRQLVKLQQSANYQNSIQTSRVATPVNTSIPPINLQFDQNGMLINSNYLSDGIPKLPHAPPGEQSSDAMEKQIKDQAISVANEKRQQTQQPEHLIMPTQNENIPSSSIGNFQKRNQFLMQKDFNQNQLKVQTSDSHSFNTLNTNDNNKTMMQQKVSKEFANKPELDVRQFLANWDETDDEESTSNLPATDSNKTTPVVVVSYENVALSSETPQNLQISRRNSYPSSDTTVNNGKEAEENVVTQDCLTIYSSTEATADIINTSKRTIEEGVVKPGSIIHCISNGPDEIPTIHIVDNLEISNILGASNDQVIETLEKQSTIPLFRDTANKKSEGIVLETTEQHDENETRLLSTKYDDVVKDSNVRDTTISETIQTVTVSINNQELRVLSPSVKSNLDVTDNLELKKQNSFASEESHNPDDISLPDLPTSECTPISTTLNTPIHSDSEESSQNMEDLSISISTNPIEVMQNSPVISFTQSPINMDPYGQLNDEDKISYKNNINSTHEQNTTINNFDFSANNPKVKSAELSKDKQVKNLGIIRKKLFLTEDKEHEIRVLDTCETLTSTAYELEVQQKTIHSEKNTEYESLSCIHEGKPKKKTKLMDSVKSAIQTSNSVMDTNKAVHTVISNDSNINFINPTEFDNEAQSSKHEEDLSKQQKIKNLNTSVTTINPLFSEGDLDSRKMIKESVNCVDKCIDRNTNCENLMQAQKKEVQHLIQSKHSDVKRTVRDGLNLSQDDEQSVCHMTSQYKNSIAVIKDTIILSDKKSRGTAGIGMNICCDNPHELQLKADGTKELSVETKMKKSSQNSKKSEIVQKDLDVADEDIRCTTGEAHSLNECNRNKDKLHQDKNVEERLQKEDDIIDRGISLEQNVSSLVNPGSDDLTASEDSSRLKFRKSFVKNANPEFGIQVTNVNLKFKDNDLGKELILGEKGQDHMKDTLESIKIEINVSCAERNLQGHDHNKRFLYEIDDSSRSNMENHCRTHSTEQEVVYDNFDKVNKIIEKSSMIGDITLNEKSKITNDAATSVMDTNTSTAHRNSRRGSMEVRDDTFSLITFKDTLTSENQTVTKLLQDNLTCKDTQNVNVKENINCSFNVDMTKTKSAISNTAIDDANSKMFTKKKDKFEEQDGTVNTEDDHIVSFAENSSRTTIEAFKKSDEAKLDDLSHMLKDFDLNKLEYKKGIGVKTGELNDNYMGMWKKPKIDHIFEDCDMFQSTSGYINPIFSNIDKMEDLHTVPVYTTKDGKISYSPNRRCTHHELMTEARRRETGCSTRKSHYGDSWNNYYNSKFRKFYKKKRHHGCSDQNKYEYKDTKYLYQRKRDLMDDFCGKHHFKYKDYIHSIKNNNAVWSDRFRIERVCSSSDSDEVVGHNENTINVNELKMSNIIENKTVAGVSKSHKHEMIAESENKHKESVTFDACSCKTDGTVLKETQLMQHNFLDINECIETVNDKGNINSDITNNEFINTEIKENIKSNCISKNLQRDKNDKPSGECVNTEIDETDNTNINNDVRAERNIKDDEVYLLNKNDQLLNSFIFKEKENNEVYTLQSTVDIKEQQLENVMNEKNHQSPVLKCQDTFKNHTETSVILETKRNENSTCETDTTEHHVSTEMSENILPSEVTKETSTEIIIVSPKNGSKEINDEMLVDNKTDFDQNMELVETLNTNEKHVEDTNENAEESIISLEDERDDSRNDISEESNVICTKQEEYESHITQMFTLNNPQSSKNSVEIVKNNEAVNTDLTQVDNLITKQCIELTDFSETAIHVNEDYTINKSVTSPKKAMDVTLPNVKDMLTENAIISFNNSEEHSDTSYPDKLQNENETVLIRESFVENEILHLRMYNTTMNSPSKTCMEKKSYREEYGQKEEERQLTAFNSSSNLETDSFQSSMDVKIIPKLVIKKTDALISKTEYLLDSTQLENPSDKYNTKLLPDLRPKIPKMIIMKSKSRSTTPIAEMLEKNKFETLQSSFSEHNDTSVDVDNSDSESYTLKYKNYESKVPKVKIKLDNISSKDLKIYMKRKATKKNVSEMNVKRIKIQENKYSPTNIETEESSEAEASDEEQILEEFITNETDKIPKLKSKKQDEDKTLSLERIKENDTNVSKTVLKKAKKIKEEDVKQFNNDEIRKKYPQYITEKIPKVIIKRTQIGTEFKCEISKSKKCSNIDAPKWQPKVKLERLKILDNIAKDIKQPGPLLNDKLRVADDINDKNSDLNSKVKLCRSNSASNLSPIKSKQRRFSNPDYTKIKSADFTDIDLKHKSKSLNASEASNFKVMDSENKNLKRKGSNKSLSSTKSMNHSYNNESDSDIDIEESSENHLTKDENDLLVEKREFSSFETNANISSVEDKYLPSGILDSRNFDDNENSIIKVDSSDESQTTIELLPASPDSSDNESKNREFESTPRLRLDDAIPTQLELELDLIDLRNAQHLDVLAPKINMLNYVNIDKYEHASHSKNICVNTGLAKTFLNDFQCSSQSAFSKNKVQSPKKESNDYFYCNDLLVKEVLAAKETLKKCLSQSVNEDKEKCVLRPKTVAEKKQGLGFNLKTLTTSYYKSENTKCTDTLKKEYKSIQQMDIEKAEENHSKQDEHSSMEQQIKLKESQEETSYDCPTASTCRYTSVPESTTISLKATKKLGQITINKKPSTIETDTFNISNNLDTIHDTPKLTEEKLEKKTTNNIQDKKDDNSSETKTKEDNMPLLVPEFVLNYDSNSDRDSSRSPPVITNQEESDNAVENTKGIQNKVISPIDKVEENSKHSYKDCEMTIADIITQLAYHEKATIKHRRYCNLCERWFPTTSRHLRHLAGYQHRYMELTQRKSIHTLFILFTGKPCPRLLPANVIRNDCSIGELTPLQIAVQDVANYVEPTEDVKMIE is encoded by the exons ATGAACTACAATGGAAACATGCCAGATTGGCATCAGTTTAATGCCTCGCAAACAAATGAAGTTACAGCTCCTACGCAAAATGTGAATTCTGGTCATTTGACATTCATTCCTGGTGTTAGTCCACCGACATTGAATGCACTTAGTCTTAGTTCTGACGGTCTTAACAAACATCAAAATGATACTAATTTTAATCCAAGAAATTATCAATCATACAATAATGTCTCAAATGGaactaatatttcaaacaacaGTCCTCTTGTGTCTATGGCACAAATGCAAAATTGCATTAGCCATTACACCTCCCAGAATACAAGGAATCCTATGCTGGATaacttaaattcttctgtggATCCTAGGAATACTGCGattgcaaatataaatgatgatCTTGGATACAGAAGTAATCAGGTGCCTTTCAATGGGCCTATGAGTCTCTTAAATGGGCCAAGTTGTAACTTAAATACTTCTGGGCCTATATCTGGACTTGGATCTCGAACTAACTCAGGAGTTAGTTCTGGAACTGGAAATGGACCTGCAGCTAGTCCTATATATGGATCTGGTCCAAGACATGGATCTGTATCTGGATTTGCGTCTGAGTCAGGTTCTGGACCTACAAACATGGGACCAagaaatactaatataaattcGGTACATGCTGGGAAACCTGGACCTCCCTCATATGTACCTTGCAAGGGGCTTTGTTGCAATTCAGAtcctaatattaattatcaacaGTTTGGATCCTATCAGAGTAATGCACCGTACAGAGACAATGTACATCCACCTAACTACCAAATGGAGAACAGacattttggaaataattgtaacttcAGAAAAGACAATCTAGTTGGTAAGGAAGCAATGGGGTCTGTTGTTCCCAATGCATCTGTTGTAGATCACAGAAGAAACTTCACTGATTACAAGTATCATAAAGATCATTTACtacatagaaattattcaacatCTTCAGGAATGTTCCCTAATTACCCTAtgcaaaattacaattattcgaCAGAGCATCAGAAGTATCCATACCCAATGAAAGAACATCCAAAGACAAATAACATGAATATTCCGAATTCAGCGATGATGAAGCATTCGGAACAGAACTATATGCCTCAGCAAAAGTATAACAATAAACAGTATCAAtatcaaaatggaaatatgTTACCTAAAGCAGTGcctactttaaatattgctgAGAACGTGGTAACATCTCCACAAAATGCTTATTACAATTCACAGTTTGCAAGAAATATCCCAACAGAAATATCTCACGAATGTCAAGAAAGTGTTGATAATAATGCAATTGCTAATAGACTAGCAGGTACTTTTGTACAGAATCCGCCTCCCCAAAATCAAACGTACCAACATAAAATAGCGatgcaaaaattttcaatgGAAAACCATCTTAGAGAATTAAGTAGAATACCTGGATATCAATCACATCCAAAGTACAAAGAGTGCATTATGAGGTATAGGCAGCTAGTGAAATTACAGCAATCGGCtaattatcaaaattcgaTTCAAACTTCGCGAGTAGCAACACCAGTTAACACCTCAATTCCAccaattaatttacagtttgATCAAAACGGTATGTTGATCAATTCCAATTATTTGTCAGATGGTATTCCTAAATTGCCACATGCACCACCTGGAGAACAATCATCAGATGCTATGGAAAAACAGATTAAAGATCAGGCTATTTCTGTAGCCAATGAGAAACGTCAACAAACACAACAACCAGAACACTTAATAATGCCTACacagaatgaaaatattccttCCTCTTCTATAGGGAACTTTCAGaaacgaaatcaatttttaatgcagAAAGACTTCAATCAAAATCAATTGAAAGTACAAACAAGTGACAGTCATAGTTTCAATACTTTAAACACTAATGATAACAACAAAACAATGATGCAGCAAAAAGTTTCTAAAGAATTTGCTAATAAGCCAGAACTCGATGTTCGGCAGTTTCTAGCTAACTGGGATGAAACGGACGATGAAGAAAGTACATCAAATTTACCAGCCACAGATTCAAACAAAACAACGCCAGTCGTAGTTGTAAGCTATGAGAACGTTGCTCTTTCTTCAGAAACACcacaaaatttacaaatttctcGAAGAAACAGTTATCCTTCAAGCGATACTACAGTGAATAATGGTAAAGAGGCTGAAGAAAATGTAGTAACACAAgattgtttaacaatatattcatCTACGGAAGCCACTGCTGATATCATCAACACTTCTAAACGGACAATAGAAGAAGGTGTGGTAAAGCCAGGGAGTATAATACATTGTATAAGTAACGGTCCTGATGAAATACCTACCATACACATAGTAGATAACTTAGAAATAAGCAACATTTTAGGCGCATCCAATGATCAAGTAATAGAGACCTTAGAGAAGCAAAGTACGATACCACTATTCAGAGACACGGCTAATAAGAAAAGTGAAGGGATAGTTCTGGAAACCACTGAACAGCATGACGAAAATGAAACCCGTTTGCTATCTACAAAGTATGATGATGTAGTCAAAGATAGTAATGTAAGGGACACTACAATTTCTGAAACAATCCAAACCGTCactgtttcaataaataatcaagAACTAAGAGTTTTGTCACCTTCAGTGAAGAGTAATTTGGATGTTACTGACAATCTAGAATTGAAAAAACAGAACAGTTTTGCAAGTGAGGAGTCACACAATCCTGACGACATAAGCTTACCAGATCTCCCAACATCTGAGTGTACACCAATTTCTACAACTTTGAATACTCCTATTCATTCTGATAGTGAAGAATCTTCACAAAACATGGAAGATTTGTCTATATCTATATCCACAAATCCAATAGAAGTAATGCAAAACAGTCCAGTGATTAGTTTCACGCAATCTCCAATTAATATGGATCCATATGGTCAACTGAACGATGAGGACAAAATtagttacaaaaataacattaacagTACTCATGAACAAAATACAACTATTAATAACTTTGATTTTTCAGCTAACAATCCTAAAGTAAAATCTGCTGAATTATCCAAAGATAAACAAGTAAAAAACCTTGGAAtaataaggaaaaagttgttcttAACAGAAGATAAAGAACATGAAATAAGAGTTTTGGACACGTGTGAAACATTAACATCAACTGCATATGAATTGGAAGTACAACAAAAGACAATACATAGTGAAAAGAATACAGAGTATGAATCTTTAAGCTGCATACACGAAGGGAAACCAAAAAAGAAGACAAAATTAATGGATTCTGTAAAATCTGCAATTCAAACTAGTAACTCAGTAATGGATACAAATAAGGCTGTGCATACTGTGATTTCAAATGATtccaatataaattttataaatccgACAGAGTTTGATAATGAAGCTCAATCGTCCAAACATGAAGAAGATCTGTCAAAAcagcaaaaaataaaaaatttaaatacgtcTGTGACCACTATTAATCCACTTTTTTCAGAAGGTGATTTAGattcaagaaaaatgataaaggaAAGTGTAAATTGTGTGGATAAATGTATAGATAGAAATACGAATTGCGAGAATCTAATGCAAGCACAGAAGAAAGAAGTGCAACATTTAATACAATCAAAACATTCAGACGTGAAGCGTACTGTTAGAGATGGTTTGAACTTATCACAAGATGATGAACAATCTGTGTGCCATATGACTTCTcaatacaaaaattctattgcTGTGATAAAAGATACCATTATTTTAAGCGATAAGAAATCACGCGGCACTGCAGGAATAGGTATGAACATCTGTTGCGACAACCCACATGAACTTCAATTAAAAGCAGACGGTACCAAAGAGCTTTCAGTAgagacaaaaatgaaaaaaagttcTCAAAATTCTAAGAAGTCTGAAATAGTACAGAAAGATTTGGATGTCGCGGATGAAGACATTAGATGCACTACGGGAGAAGCACATTCGTTAAATGAATGTAACAGAAACAAAGATAAATTGCACCAAGACAAAAATGTGGAAGAAAGATTGCAGAAAGAGGATGATATCATAGATAGAGGAATATCTTTGGAGCAAAATGTATCATCACTGGTTAATCCAGGTTCAGATGATTTGACTGCATCAGAGGATAGTTCAAGGCTTAAATTTAGGAAAAGTTTTGTGAAGAATGCTAATCCTGAATTTGGAATTCAAGTTACGAacgtaaatttaaaatttaaagataatGACCTtggaaaagaattaatattaggAGAGAAAGGACAAGACCACATGAAAGATACTTTGGaaagcataaaaattgaaataaatgtttcgtgCGCAGAAAGAAATTTACAAGGACATGATCATAACAAACggtttttatatgaaattgacgATTCGTCTCGTAGCAACATGGAAAACCATTGTCGAACACATTCAACTGAGCAAGAAGTTGTATatgataattttgataaagtcaataaaataattgaaaagtcATCTATGATTGGAGATATTACTTTAAACGAAAAGAGTAAGATTACAAATGATGCAGCAACATCAGTTATGGATACAAATACAAGTACCGCTCACAGAAACAGTAGAAGAGGTTCAATGGAGGTAAGGGAtgatacattttcattaattacttttaaagaTACTTTGACTTCGGAGAATCAAACTgttactaaattattacagGATAATTTAACATGTAAAGACACACAGAATGTAAAtgtaaaggaaaatattaattgttcatttaatgTCGATATGACGAAGACAAAAAGTGCAATATCTAACACTGCCATAGACGATGCAAATAGTAAGATGTTTACTAAGAAAAAGGATAAGTTTGAAGAACAAGATGGTACAGTAAATACAGAAGATGATCATATAGTTAGTTTTGCAGAAAATTCTTCTCGAACTACAATAGAGGCATTTAAAAAGAGTGATGAGGCAAAGTTAGATGACCTATCTCATATGTTAAAAG ATTTCGATTTGAACAAGCTGGAGTATAAAAAAGGCATAGGAGTAAAAACTGGCGagttaaatgataattatatggGAATGTGGAAGAAGCCAAAGATAGATCACATTTTTGAAGACTGTGACATGTTCCAAAGTACCAGTGGGTACATAAATCCTATTTTTTCAAACATAGATAAAATGGAGGATTTGCATACAGTTCCTGTATACACTACCAAAGATGGAAAAATATCTTATAGCCCTAATCGAAGGTGCACACATCATGAATTGATGACGGAAGCTCGTAGACGCGAGACAGGTTGTTCTACACGAAAATCTCATTATGGTGATTCCTGGAACAACTATTACAATTCGAAGTTTCGCAAGttctataaaaagaaacgacATCACGGTTGCAGTgatcaaaataaatacgaGTATAAGGATACCAAATATCTctatcaaagaaaaagagatttAATGGATGATTTTTGTGGTAAACATCATTTTAAGTACAAAGATTATATACAcagcattaaaaataataatgctgTTTGGTCCGATCGTTTCAGGATAGAAAGAGTATGTAGCAGTAGTGATTCTGATGAAGTTGTAGGTCACAATGAGAATACCATCAATGTGAATGAATTGAAAATGAGTaacattatagaaaataaaacagttgcAGGTGTTTCCAAATCACATAAACATGAAATGATTGCAGAATCTGAAAACAAACACAAAGAAAGTGTAACATTTGATGCATGTTCATGTAAGACTGATGGCACAGTTTTGAAAGAAACACAGTTGATGCAACATAATTTTCTTGACATCAACGAATGTATTGAAACTGTCAATGATAAAGGCAATATAAATTCTGATATAACAAACAATGAGtttatcaatacagaaataaaggaaaatattaaatctaattgtatttcaaaaaatcttcagcgagataaaaatgacaaacCAAGCGGAGAATGTGTAAACACAGAAATTGATGAAACTGATAACACAAATATAAACAACGATGTTAGagcagaaagaaatattaaagatgATGAAGTgtacttattaaataaaaatgatcaattactaaattcttttatttttaaagaaaaagaaaataacgaAGTATATACTTTACAAAGTACTGTTGATATTAAAGAACAGCAACTGGAAAACGTTATGAATGAAAAGAATCATCAAAGTCCTGTTTTAAAATGTCAAGATACTTTTAAGAATCATACTGAAACAAGTGTAATCTTAGAAActaaacgaaatgaaaattcgacgTGTGAAACTGATACAACTGAACATCATGTATCAACTGAAatgtcagaaaatattttaccatcTGAAGTAACTAAGGAGACATcaactgaaataataattgtatcgcCTAAGAACGGaagcaaagaaataaatgatgaaatgCTTGTAGATAATAAAACGGATTTTGATCAAAATATGGAATTGGTAGAAACCTTGAATACAAATGAAAAACATGTAGAAGACACAAATGAGAATGCAGAAGAAAGTATTATATCTTTGGAAGATGAGAGAGATGACTCACGAAACGATATTTCAGAAGAAAGTAATGTTATTTGTACAAAACAAGAGGAATATGAATCTCACATAACACAAAtgtttacattaaataatccacaaagttcaaaaaattctgttgaaatagttaaaaataacgaGGCTGTGAATACTGATCTTACACAAGTAGATAATCTGATAACAAAACAATGTATTGAATTAACAGACTTTTCGGAAACTGCTATTCATGTTAACGAAGATTATACcattaacaaatcagtgacaTCTCCAAAAAAGGCCATGGATGTTACACTGCCAAACGTAAAAGATATGCTGAcagaaaatgcaataatatcttttaataattcagaagAACATTCAGATACTAGTTATCCTGATAAacttcaaaatgaaaatgaaactgtGCTCATTCGAGAATCTTttgtagaaaatgaaatacttCATTTGAGAATGTATAATACAACAATGAACTCTCCATCGAAAACGTGTATGGAGAAGAAATCATATCGTGAAGAGTACGgacaaaaagaagaagaacgtCAGTTAACTGCATTTAATTCTAGTAGTAATTTGGAAACTGATTCATTTCAGAGTAGCAtggatgtaaaaataatacccAAACTAGTCATAAAGAAAACTGATGCTTTAATCTCAAAAACAGAATACTTACTGGATTCTACACAACTCGAAAATCCGTCTGATAAGTATAATACAAAGCTATTACCTGATTTGCGGCCAAAAATACCAAAAATGATAATCATGAAAAGCAAATCACGTTCGACAACACCTATTGCtgaaatgttagaaaaaaataaatttgaaacacTTCAAAGTTCTTTTTCAGAGCATAATGATACTAGCGTGGATGTGGATAATAGCGATTCTGAATCatatacattgaaatataagaattatgAAAGTAAAGTACCAaaagtcaaaataaaattggataACATTTCTTCTAAGGATTTGAAGATATATATGAAACGTAAAGCTACTAAAAAGAATGTTTCAGAAATGAATGTAAAACGAATTAAGATTCAAGAGAATAAGTATTCCCCAACAAACATCGAAACTGAAGAAAGTTCAGAGGCAGAAGCTAGTGATGAAGAACAAATTCTAGAGGAGTTTATAACAAACGAAACTGACAAAATACCGAAATTGAAGTCAAAAAAGCAAGACGAAGATAAAACTTTATCGCTAGAAAGAATCAAGGAAAATGAtacaaatgtttcaaaaacaGTTCTCAAGAAAGCTAAGAAAATCAAAGAAGAAGacgttaaacaatttaataatgatgaaattagaaaaaaatatccgCAATATATAACTGAAAAAATTCctaaagttataataaaaagaacacaAATTGGCACAGAATTTAAATGTGAAATtagtaaaagtaaaaagtgTTCAAATATTGATGCACCAAAGTGGCAACCGAAAGTTAAGTTAGaacgattgaaaattttagaCAACATTGCGAAAGATATAAAGCAGCCAGGACCTttgttaaatgataaattacgTGTTGCTGATGATATTAATGACAAAAATTCAGATCTTAATAGTAAAGTTAAATTATGTAGATCTAATTCAGCATCCAATTTATCTCCTATTAAAAGTAAGCAGAGAAGATTTTCGAATCCTGActatacgaaaataaaatcagctGATTTTACTGATATTGATTTGAAGCATAAAAGTAAATCACTGAATGCTAGTGAAGCATCCAACTTCAAAGTAATGGACAgtgaaaataagaatttaaaaagaaaaggtaGCAACAAGTCATTGTCTTCGACTAAAAGTATGAATCACAGTTACAATAACGAAAGTGATAGTGATATAGATATTGAGGAATCTTCTGAAAATCATTTGACAAAAGATGAAAACGATTTATTAGTTGAAAAAAGGGAATTCTCATCCTTTGAAACCAACGCAAATATATCTTCAGTAGAAGATAAATACTTACCCTCTGGTATTTTGGATTCACGCAACTTTGAtgataatgaaaattcaattattaaagttGATTCTTCAGATGAAAGCCAAACCACTATCGAACTTCTACCAGCATCTCCTGATAGCAGTGACAATGAATCAAAGAATCGTGAATTCGAAAGTACACCTAGATTACGCTTAGATGATGCTATACCAACTCAATTGGAACTAGAGTTAGATCTCATTGATCTTCGGAATGCACAACATTTGGATGTGCTTGCAccgaaaattaatatgttgaatTACGTGAACATTGATAAATATGAACATGCGTCGCATTCTAAAAACATATGTGTAAACACAGGACTagcaaaaacatttttaaatgattttcaatGTTCTTCTCAAAGTGCCTTTAGTAAAAACAAAGTGCAAAGTCcaaaaaaagaatcaaatgattatttttattgcaatgatCTACTAGTTAAGGAAGTCTTAGCTGCTAAGGAAACACTGAAAAAGTGTTTATCTCAATCTGTAAATGAGGACAAGGAGAAATGTGTATTAAGACCCAAAACGGTAGCAGAAAAGAAACAGGGTTTaggttttaatttaaaaactctAACCACGTCATATTACAAATCTGAGAATACAAAATGTACAGACacactaaaaaaagaatataaatccATTCAGCAAATGGATATTGAAAAGGCTGAAGAAAATCATTCCAAACAAGATGAACATTCTTCTATggaacaacaaataaaattaaaagagtcTCAAGAAGAAACATCTTATGATTGTCCTACGGCTTCTACATGTAGATATACTAGTGTACCTGAGTCAACCACGATTTCCTTAAAAGCAACCAAGAAATTAGGCcaaattacaataaacaaaaaaccTTCGACTATAGAAACtgatacatttaatatttccaacaatttAGATACCATACATGATACACCCAAGCTTACTGAAGAAAAgttagaaaagaaaacgacaaataatattcaagataAAAAAGATGATAATTCAAGTGAAACAAAGACAAAAGAAGATAATATGCCATTATTAGTGCcagaatttgtattaaattacgaTTCTAATTCAGATAGAGACAGTTCCAGATCACCACCTGTTATTACAAATCAGGAGGAAAGTGATAATGCAGTAGAAAATACAAAGGGCATACAAAATAAAGTGATAAGTCCAATCGATAAAGTAGAGGAGAACAGCAAACATTCCTATAAAGACTGTGAAATGACTATAGCAGATATTATAACACAACTAGCTTATCATGAAAag GCAACAATAAAGCATAGAAGATACTGCAATTTGTGTGAAAGGTGGTTCCCTACGACTTCGCGACACCTACGACATTTGGCTGGATATCAACATCGCTACATGGAACTAACACAACGTAAAAGTATTCACacgttatttattctatttactgGCAAACCTTGTCCGAGACTTTTGCCAGCCAATGTCATTCGCAATGATTGTTCCATTGGAGAACTGACGCCTTTACAAATTGCTGTACAG gATGTGGCAAACTATGTGGAACCCACAGAAGACGTTAAGATGATAGAATGA